DNA from Malus sylvestris chromosome 11, drMalSylv7.2, whole genome shotgun sequence:
aataaattaaacccACATCAAAGAAACATACTTCAATGAGATTGAAGCTCCCACTAATCCAGCAAATCAAGGCTTACATGAAGCCCTATGCTAGTCACATGTTTCTTGAATGCTGCATTAGGCAATCCTTCGTTGAGAGGGTCTGCAATCTAAAGTGTGTACATCTATGTAATCAATTTTCGTTTTCCCCACCTTGACCTTCTCTCTAACAAATAGATATTAAAAATCCAAGTGCCTAGTGCCAGATGACCTTTTTTATTCTTAGAGCAGGAGACGACTGCCTTATTGTCACACCATACCTGTATAGGTTTTGAAATTGATTCCACCACTTTGCGCTTCATAATGAAATTCTTTATCCAAACAGCTTGCAATGTAGATTCACAAGAAGCCACAAATCCTCCACGCATGGTTGATGAGGTCATTATGCCTTGTTTTTTACTCTTCCATGCCACTGCACTTCTAGTCATcataaacacaaaactagaaGTCGATTCCATCGAGTATGGACAACTAGTAACCAATCAATTCCAAATGGTCACTGTTTTTGTAAACCAACTTATACTCCTTGGTTCTTTGTAAATATCTCATCATCCTTCTTAGCTGCAATCCAATGAACATTTCCTGGTTTAGATTGAAACCCTCCTAAAACACTAAgtgaaaaagctatatctgaCCTTTCAAAGTACTAGATGGGTGAGGTCTAAGAAGCTAGGATATGAAGGTAGGGTTCAAGAGAGTAAAATGCGTTTAAGAACTCAGAATATAGGAACTTTaatgggaaaatctatggaagtagtggaagttatggtgaggagaaggataagtaTTATGTGCctccaagaaactaagtgggttggtctcaAGGCTAAGGATATCTTGAAAACTCAAGTTTTAAGCTTTGGTATtcaggcacaaatagaacgagaaatcGTGTTGCATCATCGTGGAGAGAACTTGGCTAACCAACGtcacttgttggtgatggatgtataTATTAAAAGAGATAGAGGAAAGAACAAAACCTTGAAGTAttcaaggactagatggtggaatctaaaatgagaaaaacaagtctttttcaaagagaaagtactCACCCAATGTGTTTGGGATACAGAGGGCGacgctagccaaatgtgggattccatggctagctgtATCCAAAAAGttgcaaaagaggtattaggagagtctaaGGGTTTTGCTCTACATTAAAAAGGAATATTGGTGGTGGAAAGAGTAGGTTGGCAAAGGTTAAAGCTAAGAAGAAATGTTCTAAACCTTATACAAGAATAGAACCAATGCAAACTGTGCAATCTATAAAATAGCGAAGAAAGTCGTGTGAGAAGTGAAGCTAGTGGATTTTGACAATATGTATAAGCGATCAGATAacaaagaatgagagttggatatTTATAAACTACCAGAGCAAGGAAAAGGAAGACAAGAGACTTGAACCAAGTAAGGTGCTTCAAGAATGAAGATGAAAATGTTCTAGCTACAAAGAATGtcgttaaagacagatggagaaaTTATGTTCATAATTTTTCAATGAACGAAATGAAAGGAGTATTTCTTTGgaggagttgagtaactcattAAAGTGTAGAAATTACTCATTCTACCACCGAATTAGGAAAGAATAAGTAGTTGTAgttttgaaaaagatgaagtatAGAAAAGCAGTAGCCCAAATGATATATTGATCGAACTGTGGAAattcttgggagagacaggtatagcatggctcacaaacattttcaataggattttgaaaacaaaaaagatgCCAAATGTAGGCGAAAAAGCACTTTgatgcctatctacaagaataagggagacgtacaaaattgcatgaactataagaGTATTAAGTTATTGAGTCATATAACGAAGCTCTGGAAGAGAGTATGTTGAGCATAGACTAAGGCAAGAAACACTGGTCTTGGACAATCAATTTGGATTCATGCCAATGCGATTGACCATGGAGGCAACCTATCTCATACGAAGATCAATGGAAGGGTATAGAGATATGAAAAAAGATTTGCACTTGATCTTTATAGATTTGAAAAAAATCATATGATAGCATCCCAAGAAAGATTCTTTTgaagattttagagaagaaaacagTACGAGcaacatatatccaagctacAAAGGATATGCATGATGGGAGACTTTtataagaactcatgaaggacaaaccgaaagctttcccacaATTGTAGCGTTACATCAAGGTTCATCTTTAAGTCCTTACATTTTTACATTTGTAATGGATaagttaacaagacatattcaagatgatattccttggtgtggTGTATGATTATCGTagatgatatagtgttgatagatgaattgatagatgaaactcataAGGGAGTAAACGCGAAACTTAACCTTTGGAGGGAAGTGTTGGAATGTAAAGGTCTTCATCTAAGTAGGTTAAAGACAAAGTATATAGAGTGCAAATTTAGTGGGAACGGAGGTTCAAATAAGTTATGTGCGAGGATTGGAGATCAATAAGTACCAAAGAGTGAACACTTTCGCTACtttggatctatcttgcaaaagaattgagaatttgatggagacctcaaccatataATACAAGCTAGAttgatgaagtggaagagtgcatcaaGTCTGTAGTGAGACTATTGTATGCTACTAAAGCTAGTTTATAAAACAGCAATAAGGCCAACAATGCTTTATGGCATGGAATGTTGGGCGGTCaagtatcaacacgtacacaaaaggAGTGTACcagagatgagaatgcttcattggatgtgtgggcacacaaaaaaggataagattagaaatgaggatatccgaggtaaagtaggagtaaccgaaattgaagataagatgagaaatcggttaaggtggtttggacatgtaaaAGAAGGCCTACACACACTCCAGTTAGACTATGCGGTTGTAAGATAGAGGCTTAGGGCcaaaggagtagaggaagaccagAAAAGAGTCTCTAAGAAaatacttagagtacttggatccaATGGAAGACTTGACATAAAACCGAGCGCAGTGGCATTTTATGATTCATACAGCCAACCATATTTAgcgctagtttggtattgctgtgctttttaaaaataaaaatataaaatataaaaagattaaaaaaactATCTGTGTTGTGTTGTACTGTGAGAATAAATAACTGTAAAATAAAGTAGTTTAGTGTTTGTGAACTTTTTATGTAAAGCGCTTTTGACAGAAAAAATACAATGTCCgagtgtttgataaatttttatataaaactaTTGTGATTGTATTAAATGACTCAAAATGTTATAATGTTGAATGTACTGTAATAACttgttttattgattttttatttcttactcTATATTATAAGACTAATCTCTCTAGaactcttcttcattttcttgttttatccGTTCTCTTCTTTCCCTTTCCCCATCTCTCTTCTGGCTCCCACCATCACAGCCCAACCCCACCATCCTGTTTCTTCTCCCAAATCCACAACCACCATGAAGAAAAACAGGTCCGACAAGCCCAAGCCAATTTGAAGAAAAACAGTACGAGACAAGCGACGAAGAAGCTGTGCAAATCCAGACCGCCAGGCTGAGACGATTCTAGAAAGAAAAACAGAGGTTTTGGGGAATTGGTTTGGAGACATGAATGAGGAAACATAGAAGTGTGATGAAATGGGTTTATAATGGGTATGCGGAAACGCATTCTCACACACATGGACGGAGCCACCTTGGACTTAGCAAGGGCGGATACCCCCACTCAGTTTTTCTGGCGGAAGAAAAATGTAAATGGTtatttttatagagagagataTTGATGATATTGGTAATGAAGTTGTCATGCAACACATTCAAAACATGAAAACACATGGAgataatattgtaatatattgtatgaaaaacctcataaattaatatataggtGTGTTGTCTAGTAAATTCTtgagttttttaatttgtaacttTGTTGTTTGAAGATGCCCTCATTTATATAGATCTCTGACTTCGTCTATGCTCACACACCTAAGTCAGCAATTGAGAGGCAGAGAGAGATGCCAAACTGGGAAAACCTTAGGCTTTCCATTTTGGATCTCGCTGCTTCAAAGAGAAGTTTGGAGGAGGTCATATTTTGGATCTCGGTGCTTCGAAGAGAAGTTTGGAGGAGGGGGAAAGGGATAGGTTTGGAATTTGGAAAAGTTCATTTAATGACTCTGTTCATCCACGTTTTAGGAAAAATAagttggtttttcaaagctagCTTTCGCTGCTCTAGCTTTTTGGCAATTTTTCATCCAAACTGTGAAAATGAACTGGTTATAAAAtgttaccaaacacaaaaaagctggAGGCTTTTTTGGTGCTTGCTTTTTTCTCTTTCAAATTGAAGTTGTACCAAACTGATACTTAGTAGGATAAGGCTTTATAGTtgtttttatatgaatttttttttttgtactctTTGTAAAATATATTGTCTTAATTTAAACATACAAAATGATTATCTGCAGACAATATCTACTTTCTAAAGAATATCACCACATACAATATTAAGTACCACTTTTGTACTTATTGTTAATTCGTTGGGTATCCAAGCTGTGTGAGATGAGGGCTTGGGTGATTCCAATACTTGAGGATTCATCAATGTGAAAATACTAAAAGATCCatcaatttaaaaagaaaaatactagGTAGAAAGATGATGGGTAAAATGTGcccaaaattattttgtattaggtCTCCTCAATAAATTATTTGCCCTGAATGCGTTTTTGCTCACAGTGCTAAGACAAGGCTTGAGAGAAAAGGCGCATGCAAGTGTTCTATTGTTTGATGCTGCCAACAGACAGAGTGATAGAGTGTTATTGTGCATGTGTTTTTTGCATTTCACGAATTTCTAGACCAAAAAATTATGCCATGAGTGGGATTGGTTCAGTCTGGGTTTTAAACCTCAAGtgcttaattaattttttagtccTCACATTATAAAAAAACTATCATTTACTTTTCCCCTCTATCCATGAAATGatttttttctctattcttccttttaattaaaaggaaaactaataaaaatggtttgaaaactttgagttttaatgataaggacaaaataaagagtaaaatgaatagtaccatgattgactttttagtataaaaatatggtttttcgttaaagtaaacagtaccgaggacttttcgttaaaattccctttatTAAATTGTAGGAAGAGCGGTAATTTCtataattaaatattgtttCCAGGCCAATTGTCGCCGGCCATTATATAGAAGTCAAAACAAAGCCATAATCTCTTATTATATATGGCCGTGCTTAGTCTAAATTAAAACGCAACTGAAACTCTCCAGCATTCTATCCAAAACCTTGCCATGAACCCTCTCATATCTTTGCTTCAATGCCTTGCACTAATTATTCCTCTCTTTATTACAATCTCAGTTTCTGCTACACCTTTAAACATCCCGCTGCTAAGTCCGAATGCTGGAACATTTGTACAAGGAAATTATTTTGCACACGACCACCCAAAACCTTTGTCTGCATTTGATCCAGATGCAGAATTTGAAACATTTTATTACAACCAAACACTTGACCATTTCAACTTCAGGCCTGATAGCTTCAATATTTTTCAGCAAAGATATTTGATCAATTTCAAGCATTGGGGAGGCTCCAATATCAGCGCGCCGATATTTGCTTACCTTGGTGAAGAAGAAGCCATTGATGCTGATCTATCAATTATTGGCTTTCTTAGTGAAAACGCCAATCAGTTTCAAGCTCTCCAGATATTTATAGAGGTACGTCAGAAAGAGTTCCACGCATGTCTGCATGTCGCCATTTTGAGTTATTCGTATTTTTGGAAATGTTCTCTTGTTAAACTTATTCACATCTACTTGATTATCAACTTAAAAAGTGCTTATCACAAATATGGGGGTAAGCTAGTTTGTCATGGCAGTACGTCCACCTATTACTTGGTCCTACCATTTCAATAGATTACAGTAGTTTAAAATATCGTACTatcaacataaaaatataaagtgTTTATCAGGTGAATTCTTaccttttttattgttaatttgaacttttatttttctctttataGCACCGTTACTATGGGCAATCAGTCCCATTTGGATCAAGGGAAGAGGCATTTAAAAATGCAAGCACTATTGGGTACTTCAACTCAGCTCAAGCAATGGCAGATTATGCAGAGATCCTCATACATGTAAAGAAGCAACTCCGCGCTGAACATTCTCCGGTGATTGTTATCGGTGCATCATATGGTGGAAGTGAGTGATTCCATTTTGTGAATGTTacgattaattaattaatgtattAGTAAATTTTTGGTTAATGtttcaattttccttttcttacACTTGATGCAGTGCTTGCTTCATGGTTTCGGCTAAAATATCCCCATGTTGCTCTAGGAGCTCTAGCCTCATCAGCTCCAATTCTGTACTTTGATAACATTATTCCACCAGAACAAGGATATTACTCAATTGTTACCAAAGATTTTCAAGTAATATATCTCTTTTTCTTTGTATATTTTGTTTGCGAACATATGATTAGGTTTTATCGAAGAAATTCCTATTCACCCCAGCCCTCCTATACTAGGCTTCTGCTACAATACATTTTAAATCGTATATTCAAATTAGTAGTTAATGTATTTGTCTTAGTAAACAAACGATTAATTGTGATTTATGGGCATGCATGTGTAGGAAGCCAGTGAAACTTGCTACCAAACCATAAAAAATTCGTGGTCCGAAATTGATGATATTGCTTCCAAGCCTGAAGGCCTCTCATTTCTTAGCAACAAATTCCGCACTTGCAGGTAGGTGCTTAAAGATTGTTAGCTATATAATTTTGAGGATTGTAGGTAATATTAATTcaaggaaattgttattagcattttaaaaaattaattcagTTGTCTTTCAAAGTATATCATACCAGGGAATGTATTGTGACTTTTTCTTTGACATTTTCATGGGGATGAGATGGTCATAGGAGTTAATTATTCTCTAATACTTCTGTCATTACtcatttgttttttcctttttataattTTGCATGGTGGTCTATACATATGTCCATAATATTGAAATAATTCCGCCCTTACTCTTTTGTTTTCATGTCACAATAAGGGTAGATATGATGGTTTCATcgaaattttttgaatttaatCGTTCATTTAAACAGTGTATTAAGTCTAATGATTAATTTGTCCTTACGTACTTGTTTCTTTGTCATTTACATGCTAGAATTTTCATAATAATAAGAAATAATTCTAACAATTTTGTCattaatcttttgtttttcttgtcaTTTACGTGaattgaaagtttgcataaacAAGAAACATTGTTGATAATTTAGATAATTAGTTTACTCATTTCCCTGTTTGtttaatttcttgttttttagTCCGTTGACCACGTCGTCTGAGCTGAAGAACTACTTGGATGGTTTGTATTGTGGGGCAGCTCAATACAATAGTCCACCAAGTTATCCAGTTACTGTTGTCTGTGGCGGTATTGATGGAGTGTCTTCTGGAAATGATACTCTAAGCAAAATATTTGCAGGTGTTGTTGCATATAATGGAAACAGGTCGTGCTATGTTAATGAACCCAGAAACCTATCTGAAACAGATGAAGGGTGGAGTTGGCAGGTCATTAAGTATATCTTGTCACTTTATCTCAGTTGATTAATTATGACCTACTTAAAATTTATTAACAATGGTTTCAATGACAAAACCAACTTATAGTTCAGTACGTTCAATTGTATCAATTTTCATATTAAGGATCAAATTCAAAGTTTCACTCTATCctgatttaaaatattatttattaatatagCATGTACACATGTTTGCCACATAACGTGATACTCAATTTGTCGTCTCCGTaatgtttttgtttaaaataaatagataaacaTTTATGGTTTTTGGTCCAGATAAACGTTCTAGATATGCTGATTATGCCAAAGGTTAATTACTTAATAAAAATCTTGCTTCGATGTgatcataaacattgacatgCACACATGCTAGGTTATTGCTTAACTCGGTTTACTCATCAATATATGGTTGTTGCTTCACATATATTGTTGCAagcaagtttatatatatacatatattataacaACTTGTACAGACACAAACTATAATTCAATGAATACGTATGAACATTATTCATAGTTAATAAGCATTATTAGTACCCTAGTGCAAGTATTTCTAGTTCTTTAATTCCCATATCACGATTGATAGCAATATTCTACATTGTTTATACACATAATATTTTGCATTCAACTTGGCTAAATCTATGTTATTCTGAAATGACTAAATCAAGGAGAATTTAGGTTCTCATCATTCcctttgctactccattgattaaaatcctattccttttcaatttttgatcaaggtccttgggtattaataacatcattaattatttcaataataaagtattttttatttctaaatatattcatttaatgttaaaaatgttacaattagtatatttatatttatgactacattttttatcatatatttttagttttagtttgtacccatttttaatttgcaacccttttttaatttgtaccaattttcttttcagttttaatttgtacccatatattaatttctttttgtgaaattattttttaaagttttatttgtatttgtacccatattttttttaaatttagttgtacccattttttattttaccaaatgtacccatgctaattatatgtacccattcatgtaattttttttttcaaatttttaatcttaaaatgtactcattcttaaatataccaatttgttatatgtcaaatgtaccattttttttatataaaatctattcaatttttttctaatccatttttaaacttatatgggtacattgttttttatttgattttaaaatgtatccatgtcaagtttaatcgaagaaatttactaatgttattaagcctaatatctttttcttttttttgttattttgaagaatgtacccatgttttgatacaataattttttggttaattttgatgaatgtacccatgtttatacacacacacaatagtatatttaaattttaatatttttaatcccacaaattatggttttttttatttaaaatctcatttatataaacaactaaaatttttaatttttaatttaaaaaatatagtaacgtacatagaaataaattatcacattaatttcaaggacttcaatcaaaaattgaaaaccaataaggtttcaataaaagaaTATTCATAGATAGGGATCACATCCAAAGTCTCCCCTAAATCAACTTGGGTAAGtctaattctgcaaaaatgcACTTAATATTATTACGAATAACATTTGTTCTCCTTGTATTATTGATTCggattttttatataaatgagtcGCATACAATAATATGACTCAACATTTGATTAGAAAGTGCATCAATGtgatcaattttgttttttgatttcTGAATTGTTGTTTCATGAGATCATAAAACTCCCACTAATCATATATGCGATGATGGACGGATATACTAATGTGTACTGTACCACGCAGACATGTAGTGACATGGTGATTCCCATAAGCGTCAGCAACGATTCCATGTTCCCACCTTACCAGTTCGATCTACAAGAATACATTGACAACTGCAAAGCAATCTATGGTGTCCCTCCTCGTCCTCATTGGGTCACTGCTTACTTTGGAGGCCATGTATGTTTTTCAtcttataatatatattcaacATTTCAAACCAttcttttaatttcttcatatataatgcttcaatatatatatatatatttaaaaacacatccaaacgagtcATAAcactcaaaaatctcattctacactcctcacaagtgtatttttcttttattgcactccaaaaatctcattttgcacttcaaactttctatatttagaaagaaaaatacacttgtgaggagtgtagaatgataTTTTTGAGTGTTAtgactcgtttggatgtgcttttaaaatgattgaaagagctttaacaaagaaaaaaaaattgggtttcaaaagcactttaagtgctttctgcaagaatcaccagttatgtgcttctttcagGAAACACTTTCAGTGCATTTTCCAAGATTTACTTACATATTTACTAAAAattgattctaaaaatatgttcatcaaaagtgctttttgtaatttaaaaaacaaatgcaAACGAGTACTTAATAACagttccatatatatataattattgcCTATACTAACAAAAATTCTGCTAAACAGGATATAAAACTGGCACTTTACAGGTTCGCTAGCAATATTATTTTCTCCAATGGGCTACGAGACCCGTTCAGTGGTGGCGGGTAAGCACATGAAAATTCCTAAACGGTTGGATTTTTTAATTAACAACGGATAGCAAGTATGGTAAGTTAACTACTTGATTTTATTAACTCTAATCGCAGGGTTTTGGAGAACATATCAGACACTGTCGTTGCAGTCCATGCAAAGAATGGTAAATCCCGAAACACTATTTCCACTAGAAGGGTTaaagccaaaaacaaaaaacaaaataaaaaaataaaagagacatCAATAGTTCTTTATATTAACACAAAATTAACATTTATTCTACAGGATCTCATTGCTTAGATGTACTTCGATCAAACAACATTACTGATCCAGAC
Protein-coding regions in this window:
- the LOC126588582 gene encoding uncharacterized protein LOC126588582, with product MNPLISLLQCLALIIPLFITISVSATPLNIPLLSPNAGTFVQGNYFAHDHPKPLSAFDPDAEFETFYYNQTLDHFNFRPDSFNIFQQRYLINFKHWGGSNISAPIFAYLGEEEAIDADLSIIGFLSENANQFQALQIFIEHRYYGQSVPFGSREEAFKNASTIGYFNSAQAMADYAEILIHVKKQLRAEHSPVIVIGASYGGMLASWFRLKYPHVALGALASSAPILYFDNIIPPEQGYYSIVTKDFQEASETCYQTIKNSWSEIDDIASKPEGLSFLSNKFRTCSPLTTSSELKNYLDGLYCGAAQYNSPPSYPVTVVCGGIDGVSSGNDTLSKIFAGVVAYNGNRSCYVNEPRNLSETDEGWSWQTCSDMVIPISVSNDSMFPPYQFDLQEYIDNCKAIYGVPPRPHWVTAYFGGHDIKLALYRFASNIIFSNGLRDPFSGGGVLENISDTVVAVHAKNGSHCLDVLRSNNITDPDWLVEQRKTEVEIIEGWLAEYYSKLRAFKQ